A region from the Janthinobacterium agaricidamnosum genome encodes:
- a CDS encoding cytochrome ubiquinol oxidase subunit I — MDFDIVALSRLQFALTALYHFIFVPLTIGLSVILAIMETVYVMTNRPIWRDMTKFWGVLFGINFAMGVATGVVMEFQFGMNWSYYSHYVGDIFGAPLAIEGLMAFFLEATFVGLFFFGWDKLSKRGHLVTTWLVAIGSNFSALWILIANGWMQNPVGAAFNPQTMRMEVTDFGAVLTNPVAQAKFVHTVSAGYTAAAIFVLGISAWYLLKGRHVQLAKRSMTVAASFGLAATLSVVVLGDESGYLSSEHQKMKLAAIEAMWTTEPAPAAFTAIGFPDAKARETHYAVHIPMVMGLIGTRSLTTEIPGIEQLVDRGELLIQDGIKAYDALQTIRSVAPGSPVPQEAKDVFESKGQSMGYALLLKRYVDDPRQATPEQIRQAALDTVPPVGPLFWSFRVMVGLGMFFILLTGTFFILSTRRTLDKHRWLLKLAVFAIPLPWVAIEAGWIVAEVGRQPWVIEGVLPTAVAVSNLGASTLLITIAGFAAIYTVLLIIEMKLMLKAIRKGPEETPRAPVPAAAAIHTQRA; from the coding sequence ATGGACTTCGATATTGTCGCTTTATCCAGACTGCAGTTCGCGCTGACAGCTCTGTACCACTTTATATTCGTTCCGCTGACGATAGGGCTGTCAGTGATCCTCGCCATCATGGAGACGGTCTATGTGATGACGAACCGTCCCATCTGGCGCGACATGACCAAGTTCTGGGGTGTCTTGTTCGGCATCAACTTCGCCATGGGCGTGGCGACGGGCGTCGTCATGGAATTCCAGTTCGGCATGAACTGGAGCTATTACAGCCATTATGTGGGCGACATTTTCGGCGCGCCGCTGGCCATCGAGGGCTTGATGGCTTTCTTCCTGGAAGCGACCTTCGTCGGCCTGTTCTTCTTCGGCTGGGACAAGCTGTCGAAGCGGGGCCACCTGGTCACCACCTGGCTGGTGGCCATCGGCTCGAACTTCTCGGCCCTGTGGATTTTGATCGCCAACGGCTGGATGCAAAATCCCGTCGGCGCGGCCTTCAATCCGCAGACCATGCGCATGGAAGTGACGGATTTCGGCGCCGTGCTGACGAACCCCGTGGCACAGGCGAAATTCGTGCACACGGTGTCGGCCGGCTATACGGCGGCGGCCATCTTCGTGCTGGGTATTTCCGCCTGGTATCTGCTGAAGGGCCGCCATGTACAGCTGGCCAAGCGCTCGATGACGGTGGCCGCCTCGTTCGGCCTGGCCGCCACCTTGTCGGTCGTGGTGCTCGGTGATGAAAGCGGCTACCTGTCGTCCGAACACCAGAAAATGAAGCTGGCCGCGATCGAAGCCATGTGGACCACGGAGCCGGCGCCCGCCGCCTTCACGGCCATCGGCTTTCCCGACGCGAAAGCGCGCGAGACGCATTACGCCGTGCATATCCCGATGGTGATGGGCTTGATCGGCACGCGTTCGCTGACGACGGAAATCCCCGGCATCGAGCAATTGGTCGACCGCGGCGAGCTGCTGATCCAGGATGGCATCAAGGCGTATGACGCGCTGCAAACCATCCGCAGCGTGGCGCCGGGCAGCCCCGTGCCGCAAGAGGCGAAGGACGTGTTCGAGTCGAAAGGCCAGTCCATGGGCTATGCCTTGTTATTAAAACGCTATGTCGACGATCCGCGCCAGGCCACGCCCGAGCAGATCCGCCAGGCCGCGCTCGACACCGTGCCGCCCGTGGGGCCCTTGTTCTGGTCCTTCCGCGTGATGGTGGGCCTGGGCATGTTCTTTATCCTGTTGACCGGCACCTTCTTCATTCTGTCGACGCGCCGCACCCTGGACAAGCACCGCTGGCTGCTGAAGCTGGCCGTGTTCGCCATCCCGTTGCCGTGGGTGGCCATCGAGGCGGGCTGGATCGTGGCCGAAGTGGGCCGCCAGCCGTGGGTCATCGAAGGCGTGCTGCCGACGGCCGTGGCCGTCTCCAACCTGGGGGCGTCGACGCTCCTGATTACCATCGCCGGCTTTGCCGCCATCTACACCGTGCTGTTGATTATCGAGATGAAGCTCATGCTCAAGGCCATCCGCAAGGGGCCGGAAGAGACGCCGCGGGCTCCCGTGCCAGCGGCCGCAGCCATTCATACTCAACGCGCCTGA
- the cydB gene encoding cytochrome d ubiquinol oxidase subunit II yields the protein MILHEMISYETLRLIWWLLIGILLVGFAITDGFDLGTGILLPFAGKTDLERRVIINSIGPVWEGNQVWLILGGGAIFAAWPQLYAVSFSGFYLAMFVILVALIVRPVAFKFRSKREDPRWRARWDAALFVGGFVPALICGVAIGNVLQGVPFRFSPDMHIFYDGSFFALLNPFALLCGLVSVAMLVMHGATWLQVKTDGAVAERSRRYGSVAAIATVVLYAAAGVALWLWVDGYRVTSAVVVDGPSNPMLKTAQVHVGAWFLNFAAHPWTWIAPAAGLLGPLLAFALLRARREVPALLASAASIAGIILSVGAAMFPFILPSSIDPRASLTVWDSSSSHMTLFIMLVVTAVFIPLIVAYTTWVYKVLWGKVDGKAIEDDSGHAY from the coding sequence ATGATTTTGCATGAAATGATTTCGTATGAAACCCTGCGCCTGATCTGGTGGCTGCTGATCGGCATATTGCTGGTGGGCTTTGCCATCACGGACGGCTTCGACTTGGGCACGGGCATCCTGCTGCCGTTCGCCGGCAAGACGGACCTCGAGCGCCGCGTCATCATCAACAGCATCGGCCCCGTATGGGAAGGCAACCAGGTATGGCTGATCCTCGGCGGCGGCGCCATCTTTGCCGCCTGGCCGCAGCTGTACGCCGTCTCGTTCTCGGGCTTTTACCTGGCCATGTTCGTCATCCTGGTGGCGCTGATCGTGCGTCCCGTGGCCTTCAAATTCCGCAGCAAGCGCGAAGACCCGCGCTGGCGCGCCCGCTGGGACGCGGCCCTGTTCGTGGGCGGCTTCGTGCCGGCCCTGATCTGCGGCGTGGCCATCGGCAACGTGCTGCAAGGCGTGCCGTTCCGTTTTTCGCCGGACATGCATATCTTCTATGACGGCAGCTTCTTTGCGCTGCTCAACCCGTTCGCCTTGCTGTGCGGCCTCGTCTCGGTGGCCATGCTGGTGATGCATGGCGCCACCTGGCTGCAAGTGAAAACGGACGGTGCCGTGGCGGAACGTTCGCGCCGCTACGGCAGCGTGGCGGCAATCGCCACGGTCGTGCTGTATGCGGCAGCCGGCGTGGCCCTGTGGCTGTGGGTCGATGGCTACCGCGTCACCAGCGCCGTCGTCGTCGATGGCCCGTCGAACCCGATGCTGAAAACGGCGCAAGTGCACGTGGGTGCCTGGTTCCTCAACTTTGCCGCCCATCCGTGGACCTGGATCGCCCCTGCGGCCGGTTTGCTGGGTCCCTTGCTGGCGTTCGCCTTGCTGCGCGCGCGCCGCGAAGTGCCCGCCTTGCTGGCCAGCGCGGCCAGCATCGCCGGCATCATCCTCAGCGTGGGCGCGGCCATGTTCCCGTTCATCCTGCCATCGTCGATCGACCCGCGCGCCAGCCTGACGGTGTGGGATTCCTCGTCCAGCCACATGACCCTGTTCATCATGCTGGTCGTCACGGCCGTCTTCATCCCCCTCATCGTGGCGTATACGACGTGGGTGTATAAAGTGCTGTGGGGTAAGGTTGACGGCAAAGCCATCGAAGACGACAGCGGTCACGCTTATTGA
- the cydX gene encoding cytochrome bd-I oxidase subunit CydX: protein MWYFAWILGLPLAATFAVLNAMWYEVADGDTTPEQYRDTPN, encoded by the coding sequence ATGTGGTACTTCGCCTGGATACTGGGTCTTCCGCTGGCGGCGACGTTCGCCGTGCTCAATGCGATGTGGTATGAAGTCGCCGATGGCGACACGACGCCCGAGCAGTACCGCGACACGCCGAACTAG
- a CDS encoding methyl-accepting chemotaxis protein, with translation MSMIRGLKLTHRLAVLIVIFSVGFILYGLWSFKTLQEWKVNGPVYQKIVQSKDLIADVLPPPEYILESYLVSFQLLATEDRAEQAQLIARFNTLKRDYDERHAFWKGATLDADIAGLLLNKAHAPALAFYTVALQQFIPAIEAQDKAGATVAMKKMTISYAQHLQAIKQLVEMTSQRASAIEADSSARITVAGSLLLAILLVSLGTAIGVAVLISKSITKPLQDAVHVARIVASGDLRSHIATDYRDEPGELMRALKSMTESLRHTVGRVRGGTETISTASQEIAAGNLDLSARTEAQAGALEQTSSAMQQLTSNVQQNAESAQQANQLVLSASAVAVQGGQVVERVVATMVSIKDSSNRIVEIISVIDGIAFQTNILALNAAVEAARAGELGRGFAVVASEVRALAQRSATAAKEIKQLIAESVEKVELGSNLADEAGGTMKQIVSSVQQVAGIMGEIAVASQEQNDGIKQVNQAISQMDAVTQQNAALVEQSAAAAASMQEQADSMMQDMRVFKLLA, from the coding sequence ATGAGCATGATAAGGGGACTCAAGCTAACGCACCGTCTGGCTGTACTGATTGTGATCTTTTCGGTCGGTTTCATCCTCTATGGCCTGTGGTCGTTCAAGACTCTGCAAGAATGGAAAGTGAACGGCCCTGTTTATCAGAAAATAGTGCAAAGCAAGGATCTGATTGCGGACGTGTTGCCACCGCCGGAGTACATACTGGAATCCTATCTGGTCAGTTTTCAGCTGCTGGCGACCGAGGATCGTGCCGAACAGGCGCAGTTAATCGCACGATTTAACACGCTCAAACGTGATTACGATGAGCGCCATGCATTCTGGAAGGGCGCGACACTGGATGCCGATATCGCCGGGCTGCTGCTGAACAAGGCGCATGCGCCGGCGCTGGCCTTCTACACGGTTGCACTGCAACAGTTCATCCCCGCAATAGAGGCACAGGACAAGGCCGGCGCCACCGTTGCGATGAAAAAAATGACGATCAGCTACGCCCAGCATCTGCAGGCCATCAAGCAACTGGTCGAGATGACCAGCCAACGCGCGTCGGCGATAGAGGCGGATTCGAGCGCGCGCATCACGGTGGCGGGCAGCTTGCTGTTGGCGATACTGCTGGTCTCGCTGGGCACGGCGATTGGGGTGGCTGTGCTCATTAGCAAGAGTATTACCAAGCCACTGCAGGACGCCGTGCACGTTGCCCGCATTGTCGCTTCCGGTGACCTGCGCAGCCATATCGCGACCGACTATCGCGACGAGCCGGGCGAATTGATGCGTGCTCTGAAAAGCATGACGGAGAGCCTGCGTCATACGGTGGGCCGTGTGCGTGGTGGTACTGAAACCATCTCGACTGCCTCGCAGGAAATTGCTGCTGGCAATTTGGACCTCTCGGCCAGAACCGAGGCTCAGGCCGGTGCACTGGAGCAAACATCGTCGGCGATGCAGCAGTTAACCAGCAATGTGCAGCAGAATGCCGAAAGCGCTCAGCAAGCCAATCAACTGGTCTTGTCGGCTTCAGCGGTAGCGGTGCAGGGCGGGCAGGTGGTCGAACGTGTCGTCGCGACCATGGTATCCATCAAGGACAGCTCGAACCGTATCGTCGAGATTATTTCCGTGATCGACGGCATCGCGTTTCAAACGAATATTCTGGCCCTGAACGCGGCTGTCGAAGCGGCGCGCGCCGGTGAGCTGGGGCGCGGTTTTGCTGTCGTCGCATCGGAGGTGCGCGCCCTGGCGCAACGTTCCGCCACGGCCGCCAAAGAGATCAAGCAGCTGATTGCCGAGTCGGTCGAAAAAGTCGAGCTTGGCAGCAATCTGGCCGATGAAGCGGGCGGCACGATGAAGCAAATCGTCTCCTCTGTCCAGCAAGTCGCCGGCATCATGGGGGAAATCGCCGTCGCCAGCCAGGAACAAAACGATGGCATCAAACAGGTGAATCAGGCCATCAGTCAGATGGATGCAGTGACCCAGCAGAATGCCGCCCTGGTCGAGCAGTCGGCGGCGGCAGCGGCCAGCATGCAGGAGCAGGCGGACAGCATGATGCAGGACATGCGCGTGTTCAAATTGCTGGCGTGA